The following coding sequences are from one Lolium rigidum isolate FL_2022 chromosome 6, APGP_CSIRO_Lrig_0.1, whole genome shotgun sequence window:
- the LOC124660846 gene encoding 30S ribosomal protein S20, chloroplastic-like produces MATATSPLLSLSSLSASLPSPVRAPASLSLRALAPQARLSTSYAAFPIGGFGTSASTGRWRRRGLEVVCAEPPKTGRQPDSVKKRERQNDAHRIRNHARKAEMRTRMKKVFRALEKLRKKADAQPEEIIEIEKLISEAYKAIDKTVKVGAMHRNTGDHRKSRLARRKKAIEIIRGWYVPNAEPAATAA; encoded by the exons ATGGCCACCGCCACCTCCccgctcctctccctctcttccctcTCCGCCTCCCTCCCTTCCCCCGTCCGGGCGcccgcctccctctccctccgCGCCCTCGCCCCGCAGGCCCGTCTTTCGACCTCCTACGCCGCCTTCCCCATCG GTGGGTTCGGGACCTCGGCGTCTacggggaggtggaggaggagggggcttGAGGTGGTGTGCGCCGAGCCGCCCAAGACCGGAAGACAGCCGGACTCGGTCAAGAAGAGGGAGCGCCAGAATGACGCGCACCGCATCCGCAACCATGCCCGCAAGGCCGAGATGCGCACCCGGATGAAGAAG GTTTTCAGAGCCCTTGAGAAGCTCAGGAAGAAGGCTGACGCCCAACCTGAAGAAATCATTGAAATAGAGAAACTGATTTCAGAGGCATACAAAGCCATCGATAAGACAGTGAAGGTTGGTGCCATGCACAGGAATACTGGAGACCATCGCAAGTCCAGGCTGgcaaggaggaagaaggcgaTCGAGATAATCCGTGGTTGGTATGTTCCAAATGCTGAACCTGCTGCTACTGCTGCCTAG
- the LOC124668610 gene encoding heavy metal-associated isoprenylated plant protein 2-like, which yields MTKMVLKVPMVCKKCKSCSLQIVSKIKGIKSMTFDEEKNTLTVVGEVDVVKVVAKLRKAKHPATVVTVSDEKKEAEEKKKKDEEEKKKKEKEAEEKKKKEIAAAMMQYCPKQAYCPKPYPQPAYCYTVDDHPGSCTIV from the exons ATGACGAAG ATGGTGCTTAAGGTGCCGATGGTCTGCAAGAAGTGCAAATCCTGCTCCCTGCAGATTGTCTCGAAGATCAAAG GCATCAAGTCGATGACGTTCGACGAGGAGAAGAACACGCTGACGGTGGTGGGGGAAGTGGACGTCGTGAAGGTGGTGGCCAAGCTGCGCAAGGCGAAGCACCCGGCGACGGTGGTGACGGTGAGCGACGAGAAGAAGGAGgccgaggagaagaagaagaaggacgaggaggagaagaagaagaaggagaaggaagcggaggagaagaagaagaaggagatcgccGCCGCGATGATGCAGTACTGCCCCAAGCAGGCGTACTGCCCCAAGCCTTACCCGCAACCAGCTTACTGCTACACCGTCGACGACCACCCCGGCTCCTGCACCATCGTCTGA